Genomic DNA from Carcharodon carcharias isolate sCarCar2 chromosome 37, sCarCar2.pri, whole genome shotgun sequence:
GCTTCAGGCTGTGTAAGGAGTCGGCGCAGTTCCTGATCAAGAGGCAGAGCTGCGAGCTGTACTCCACGGACGAGGCCCGCTCCAGCTCGCCGCTGGCCCACGCCAGCTTCTGCAGGACggcccgctcgccctccctgaGGGCGTGGGCCCGCGGGGCGCCCAGGCAGTCGCCCTCGGCGCGGGGAGGGGCCGGCTCAGGGGGTTCCACCCAGGGGGCGGGCGGGGCCCCGCCCTCGGCTGAGGGGTCCGGAGCGGAGCGGGAGGCGAAGGGCTCCGCGAGGCCGTTGAAAGCGCGCTGTCGCTCCCTCACTTGAGACAGGGCCGCTTGCGGGTTCAAAGCTGAGggattaaaaagagaaaaattaaGTCAGGGCTGCAAGATATAAATGTTCAAACGTAGACAAgtacgcccccccaccccccccaaaatctTAGTTCAATAAAAGGTATTTCTCTAgacacaggagcaggaataggccactcggcccatcaagcctgttctgccattcaaacggatcatggctgattgtcgACCTCTGCACCATTCCCCCCCCCTACTATCCCTCAATGTTATTAGTGCCAGAAACCtatgaacatactcagtgactgagctttcacagctctctggggtagagaattccaaagatgcgccaaccctctgagtgaagaaactcctcctcatttcagtcctaaatggcctgctccttatcctgagactgtgtcccctggttctagacaccccctccccactcccccagccaggggaaacatccttcctgcatctaccctgtcgagccctgtcaggattttataagcttcaatgagatcacctctcattcttcaaaactttaaagaatgcaggcccagtttcctcaatctcgccatcccaggaatcagtctggtgaatctttgttgccctccatggcaagtacatctttccttagataaggagaccaaaactgtactcaatattccaggggcactctcaccaaggctctattcaaacaggtcaaaggctgggaatcctgcagcgagtaacgcacctcctgactccccaaagcctgtccaccatctacaaggcacaagtcaggagtgtgatggaatactccccagttgcctggatgagtgcagctcccacaacactcaagaaactcaacatcatccaggacaaagcagccccgcttgattggcaccacatccacaaacattcactccctccaccactgaagtacagcagcagcagtgtgtgtaccatctacaaatctacaagatacactttAAAACCTCAAcaaggctcctccaacagcaccattcaatcccatgacctctaccatctagaaggacaaggccagcagatagatgggaacaccaccacctggaagttcccctccaaaccactcaccatcctgacctggaaatatatcggccgttcgtttactgtcgctgggtcaaaatcctggaactcccaccctaacagcacggtgggtgcacctacaccacatggactgcagcggctcaagaaggcggctcacccccaccttctcaaggggcaattagggatgggcaataaatgctggtctagtcagtgacgcccacatcccgtaaatgaattttaaaacattgcaGAAAGATggacatctttcacaacctcaggatgttccaaagcatttcccagccaatgaagtgctttggaaGCGTAGCcgtgtaggaaacacggcagccaattgacgcacagcaagctcccacaaacagcaactggGTAATAAGCAGGCCTTAGTTTTTTTTTCGTgatggtggttgagggataaatattggcctccctgtcccctccctccactcttcCCAAAAGCGGCTGTGGGATCTTTAACTTTCACCTCAGAAAGGGGGAGGGGCCTTGGCTTTTTATCTCAttggaaagatggcacctccggcagtgcagcactccctccgtactggcGCTGGCAGTGTTAGCttgaatcattttttttttttgctcaggtctctggagtgcaGAACCCCCGACTTTCTGAGGCAACAAAATGCTTCTTGTGGCAATTGTGTTATGGTGTGGGACAGCAAT
This window encodes:
- the znrd2 gene encoding protein ZNRD2 isoform X1; this encodes MALNSGDEDFTWTPPSEAEMKVIEARRERQDKITKLMGEYLLKGYRMLADSCQECGTVLLQDKKQKNYCVACQELDSDVDKDNPALNPQAALSQVRERQRAFNGLAEPFASRSAPDPSAEGGAPPAPWVEPPEPAPPRAEGDCLGAPRAHALREGERAVLQKLAWASGELERASSVEYSSQLCLLIRNCADSLHSLKRLV
- the znrd2 gene encoding protein ZNRD2 isoform X2, which codes for MKVIEARRERQDKITKLMGEYLLKGYRMLADSCQECGTVLLQDKKQKNYCVACQELDSDVDKDNPALNPQAALSQVRERQRAFNGLAEPFASRSAPDPSAEGGAPPAPWVEPPEPAPPRAEGDCLGAPRAHALREGERAVLQKLAWASGELERASSVEYSSQLCLLIRNCADSLHSLKRLV